aattaaaaaaaaaatcaaaacatttgTGGAAGGTAAAGCAGCTGAGCCATGAATCCGCATGGATAGTGAATATGTGAGTTGGACTTTCTACCTAATTACACAATGCAGCAGTTGAGGCGACGAAGTACAACACCACCTCCGGAGAAGATCCCTACAAAAGCTTCTCCGCCTTCCAGTGGGCCTTCTGATGGGTTGGCGTCATCTGACCGCACTTATGCTTGTCTGTATGAGAAGTTTGGCAAGGCTTATATTTATGAGTACTGTTGacactaaaattttattattttattggggaCTTAATCGCATACAAAATTAATAGTTagtagtaaaaaaaaaggaagtaaaGAGTAAGTagataattttcatcaaaatgcATCGTGtatgtttttattaaaattcattacacatagacattaggagcatttacataactatcactacttattaaaattaaaaataatttaaaaaaaaaaaaaaatcaaaaatttttaagaagaagaaagaaaagtaaaaagtttcACTAAAAGGTATCATGTTTTCATTGTTGCACCGCGTATGGAAtggtcatttttattattatttttaaatttttccaaaaattgttataaaaaaaaaaaaaagtaagaaaatttcattaaaaggtATAAGAAAAATCGAATGGGCCAAGTAGAGGGTTTTTCTTCATGCGTGGGCTCGCCCAcctatctcttttccttttctcccttttgcGCTTGTGCCGGCCCATCTCCTTTTATTTCAACCCGGCCCACGCGCAGGTCATCTCCCTCCCCTCATGCCAACCACGCTTCTGCAACAAGCAGGAAATAGAGGAGAGTACAAGCAGAGGAGATAGGGGATCGCCATGGAGCAGATGgcggcgtgatccgcgggtcgaATCAGTCCGGCCAGCAAGCTGGCGGTGGCAGGGGCCATGCGCGCCTGCCGGTCGCCCTTAAAAGAGAGGCTCGCTCATTTGTTCGGGGGGTTTTCTTTTGGGGTTCAAGctacagagggagagagattggaAGAGCTCGGGAGAGTTTTAAgtgagtgagagggagagaaccAGACAATGAGGGAGCTCTGCTCCCACCCCCGGAACCAGGTAGGTGTTGTGGGTAGCttacttatttatttgtgtCGAGTTGCGTCACTTTCCCGAGGATCTCGCTTCGGGAACACCGCGGGACGGCCAGTCATTGCTCGATCCATTTCGAGTTCACCCTCCCATCGCCGTTGCGGAAGTCGAGTAGGGATCTGTCATTTTAAACGCTCGTTCCCGAGAACGCTCGATGCTCCGCCTTATTTTGGTAGGATAGGACGTTGAGTTTGCTCCTCCTGTCAGTCACATGCGTACTGGGCTTCTAATGcccatttgatgaatttattattattatttttttaagtttggcGCTGAGTCCGAGTCCAAAAGGGTTGATATCGTTCCTCCGTTCCATGCCCGCCCCATGTTCGACGATACGTCCAAGCCTGCCTAGGCGCGTACATTACCGATTCCCATTTGTTCTTGAACGCGGATAAGTAGGTTTTGCACGTTATGAACCTTTTGTTTGCTTGCGACTTGTCGTTTGCATCATCGGGCCGTGTCTGGGCATACATTCGCTGTGTTTTATTTGTCTCCCGTTGGTTTCCTCCTTCGATGCTGTCACCCCTCGCTCGCCTCGCCGCTCAGCTGCTGGCCCTCGACGCCGCCGCTGGACGCCGTCACCCCTTGCTCGCCTCGCCGCTCAGCCGCTTGCCGTCAACACCGCCGGTGGACGCTGCTCGTCCCCTCGGTGGAGGATGCTCGCCGCTCGCCCAGCCGTCCCCAACGCTGCTGGCCCGGTCGCCCCGACGCTGCTCACCCCTGACGCCGCTCGGCCAGCCGCCCCCGACGCTGCTCGCCCAGTTGGTCCCCTACGACGCTCGCTGCTCGCCCAGCCGCCCTTGATGTTGCTCGCCTAGTTGTCCCCGAAGCCGCTCGCCCAGCTGCCCTTGATGCCGCTCACCCAATCACCCCTGATGCCCCTCGCTGAGCCTCCCCCGAAGCTGCTCGCCCAGCTGCTTGCCCTCAACGCCGTCCTCAACACCGCTCACCAAGATGCAGATGCTACTAAACCTAATCTCATTGAAGGAAGAGCCTTTCGTGCCTTATCTGATGttcaaagggaagaaattgcAGAAAGAATATCTGTATGTTTTGGCTGATTAGTTCCATTGTTTTACCCTCTTCTGGTACGTAGTGAAATCTTATCGTGCCTTGCATGTTTAGGTGATGGGACGATCCTCACCAAGTGGCAAGCTTCTGCTTGTGCAAGCTCTGAAGAAACGAGGACATGTAGTTGCTGTTACTGGAGATGGCACAAATGATGCCCCTGCTCTAAATGAGTTTCCAATAtttcattgtttattttttatttttatgggaaGGTTTGGATCTATTTATGATGTGGTTATGCTGGCAGCACATTTGCATTACAGCCCAGCTCGATGGATTTGCATTATTGGCCACATTCGCATTATGTTGCTCATTTGTCCGTAGGCTTCTAAATTCTCTAGTTGACTGGTAGACAGTCAAAGTAACTTGGGTGCAATAAATGTTATCAAATTGGTTTGTACACCTTAATGTGGTCCTGATGTCTTATGGTATATTATAATTGGTACATTACGCATATTTTGCCTTTCCTGCTCATGGTATAATATTCACAAATCGGATATATTTACTCTCTGATATTGCTGTTGGGACAAAAACTTTTTATGGTGTTTAGGTACATATTGGCCTTGCAATGGGTTTTCAACGGATAGAAGTTGCTAAGGAGAGCTCTGATATCATTATTTTGGATGATAAATTTGCCTCTATTGTGAAGGTTAGTATTTGCCACCATGATTAACTTATGATCTCGCATCTCACCGAAACAGAGTGATATTCATGAGGGGCATAATAGTTCCTAGATCTTCTGTCAAATACGGAAATGACGTTATCCTTATTCTACCAACTAACGTTCTACCATATACTGATCTTTTGGAGATTCCTTAATCTcttataaatgaataaatttatgacCTATGAGACGTAGATATGTGCTGATCTGCATGAGCTGAGATGTAAGATTGCTCTTTTTTGGTCTTTATATTatgtgtttctttcttttttgtttcattcctttttttctttggtagtATGCATTTAAATATGCGGATGCAAAATGCAGCATGAGATTGCATATAGCAATTTATAGGGGGAAGGAGGGAACAAAATGCATGCAGGTTGTCAGGTGGGGACGATCTGTATATGCAAAAATCCAGAAATTCATCCAGTTTCAGCTTACAATTACTTTTATAGTAATTTTCCCTAGGGAGATTATACGCGAAGGTTTTCATGATCCAGGAGCAGGTGTTGGATTGATTCCAGCCATAGCTCAGGACACGAACAAGGGGAAAAAGGTGTCGGTGGGGGTTTTGGGggttggatttttatttttattttttatttggggggAATATGAAGCATTCGAGCCCTTAATTTGTTTTCCGATTTTCTTCGAAAAGGTTCATGGATGAAGCATTTTCTTTACCTCATGGTAGTTTAGGCATCCATAGTAATTATTTCTGTGTGAAGACTTTCAcgtttcttttgttgacttttgtgGTCCATCATACAGAAAACAGACTACCTTAACACTGAAGTGGCAGGCTATGAGATCCTGCCGAACAGCGCATTTCTCAGCTTGGGACGCGCCAATATTGGTAGTCTCGATCTTTGTTTTATTGAATGTTCGGTGGCTTCATTGGCAAGGGTGCCCTCGAGATGTAGTGAGCATTCatttagagaaaaatgagaCCCTAGTTATTCTCGATCTTTCGTGGAGTAAGGTTACAGAATCCATGGGAGGTTGCAAAGGAATTAAGGTGGTTTATAGCTGATTTGCTGTTGCGTTTGTCTTGGCcctcaagaaaaatgagagttCTACGCCATCTGAACTGTTTCCCTTGTTTTGCAGATGGAGCGTCTCAAAGTCTTGAACCTTATAGGGAGTGCGGACTTATTAGTTACCCCCAGCTTCTCTTGTTGCCCAAATTTGGAGATACTGATCTTGAGCGATGTTCTCCATTGGTTCATTTAGATCCTTCAGTTAATGATCTAAAGCTCTTGGTTACCCTAAATTTGAAGTCATGCTTCGAACTTAGCATGTTGCCGACAGAAATGGATGGGATGAAAGCTTTGAAAGATCTCCTGATTGATGGCACTTCCGTACGAGAACTTCCTGCATCGATAGGCAAATTATTCCAACTGCAAATTCTTAGTGCCACTAATTGCTTCTCATTGGTTCGTGTTCCAGGTTTCGTTTGTGACTTCAGGATATCTCTTTCAGTGCTAGCCTTGGATGATGCGAAAATTCTTGAACTACCGAGTCAATTGGAGACTTGTGGCGACTTAGACACTTGTTTTGAGGGATTGTCGTGGGCTAAGAAAGCTTCCAGAATTCATTGGTATAAAGGGGTACTCATTAGAAGAGTTGGATATTTCAGGTACGGGTATTTCAAAATTGCCCGATTCGATTAAAAACCTGCGGATTTTGAAAGTGCTGAAGGTGGATTCTTGTTTCTTAAGAAAATTTCCTCGTGAAATTGGAGAGTTGGTAAGTCTTGAATAAGTACATGCCTCCTGGTGTAGGAGTTTGGAGGGAGTCATTCCGAGGGCCATTTCGAATCTACATCGGCTTAGAGAACTGAGGCTTTCAGGTACACTTATATCCAGCCTTCAATCAGaaattcatttcatgtcaagtcttcagactctggatTTGCTACACTGTGACTTTCTTAAAGAGTTGCCTACCCTTCCCCCTAACCTAAGTAACCTCTATGTCAATCCCGACTTGAAGCAAAAATTGTTAGAAGCTTCAAAATTCCGCCGTTGGTGGCCTTTGTTGCAATAAATAATGCAACATTGGTTTGGATCATATGATTGAGTGTTGTCATTTGTTGTAATTAGTTGGGTTGATTACATTATGCCCACGGCGATTTAGATGTGTTGGCCTATCTTCTCAATTGAATATGTTTCCCTCTTTCTTATAATTCTATTTTTGATCTCAATGTGATGTATATCTATCGGTTTAGCATAGTCACAAATTTCAACGACAGTAGGTAATATATTCATAGCAATTATGATAATATAACAACACATGCACTGAGTAAGAGAGAACGCTAATATCATTGAAAATTAACTGTTGAGGAATGCTTTGTGTCATTGGAAATTAGCCGTATTGTACACATTAGTCGTAAATTACTTTCCCGAACTTTGACCACGTTGCACAATAGCACCAAATTTTGCGAAGTTACTTATTGTCCTCTCGAGCTCTTTTTTTTGTCACTATTTTTTTCCCTGTGCATAGCAAATTAAATGTTCCCTCGAAAGGAACtagctcatttttcttttctagaataATCTCTACTCCATGGTGAATGAAGttaagaaaattgaaaggatGTATGACTAATGAAGTTAACATTAATTTAGCTAAGattctcaagaaaaataatttaatccaTTCTCAAATG
This Eucalyptus grandis isolate ANBG69807.140 chromosome 7, ASM1654582v1, whole genome shotgun sequence DNA region includes the following protein-coding sequences:
- the LOC104452594 gene encoding protein PopC; translation: MGFQRIEVAKESSDIIILDDKFASIVKYAFKYADAKCSMRLHIAIYRGKEGTKCMQVVRWGRSVYAKIQKFIQFQLTITFIVIFPREIIREGFHDPGAGVGLIPAIAQDTNKGKKVSVGVLGKTDYLNTEVAGYEILPNSAFLSLGRANIDGASQSLEPYRECGLISYPQLLLLPKFGDTDLERCSPLVHLDPSVNDLKLLVTLNLKSCFELSMLPTEMDGMKALKDLLIDGTSVRELPASIGKLFQLQILSATNCFSLVRVPGFVCDFRISLSVLALDDAKILELPSQLETCGDLDTCFEGLSWAKKASRIHWYKGVLIRRVGYFRSLEGVIPRAISNLHRLRELRLSGTLISSLQSEIHFMSSLQTLDLLHCDFLKELPTLPPNLSNLYVNPDLKQKLLEASKFRRWWPLLQ
- the LOC120296314 gene encoding probable cation-transporting ATPase F, with the translated sequence MPLTQSPLMPLAEPPPKLLAQLLALNAVLNTAHQDADATKPNLIEGRAFRALSDVQREEIAERISVMGRSSPSGKLLLVQALKKRGHVVAVTGDGTNDAPALNEFPIFHCLFFIFMGRFGSIYDVVMLAAHLHYSPARWICIIGHIRIMLLICP